In Paludibacter propionicigenes WB4, the genomic window ATATGGAATACTCATATAGCGTAAATGATATCAGTCAAACCATTATTGTGGTTATTGTTGGAGAAGTAACTGCTGCTAATTTTGAAAAACTGGATATCGAAATTTGCTTGCTGGCATTGAATCTTCATTATAAAATAATTTTTGATTTCTCGCAAACAACTATAACCATAAGCATGGGTGAAGCATATTTCTGGTTTGCAAATCATTTAGATAAAATTAATCTGTTGTTTAGAAGAATTCCTACGGCGCATATTGCAAATGACAAAAATGAAAACTTTTTCCATTTTGTAGAAACTACATGGAATAATCATGGAATAATAACGAAAATGTTTAAAGACTTAGAAGCAGCATCAAATTGGGTGGAAAGATTCTGAATTTGAATAAGCGTTGATGTCTAAATAATTATTTTAAACATTGATGATAAATGTAGTTTTTAAGAGAGACAGTATGATATATTCAATTATTATAATAACAGACGATAAAGTATTTCCTAATTATTTCACTGGTTTATTTAATTGGAGAGTGAAGTCTGCAAATATTATTATTTAGCCTTTTATATTCCTATTCCGTAAGGGAATAGTACAGAATAGGAATATGGTATTTAACTTATTTTAATTCAAGTTCTTTATTCCACTTTTGAAATACGCTATCAAATTGGTTTAACAGTTTGGGTTTCGTTGCTGATTTTTCGGCATTCGTAAGCGTTCTAAGTGAAGCAAATCTTTCAGTATTATGCATTCTCTTATCATCATACACTTCAACTCCAAATTTTTCATTAAAACATTTCAGAGCTGTGGCTGTATTATATTCACTTAAAACATTGTTTCGTTTTAGATAAAAATACAATTTTGACGTTTCGTTTTTTTCTATTTTACCAATCTCCCATTCTCTCCAACAATTATCTGTTTTAGTTAGTCCAATCGTTTGTAATTTTTCTAATAATAAATCAACATTCTCTGAATACGGACTTATAAATAGTTCTGAAAAGGATAACGGCTGTTTAGTTTTGATTGTAGTTATATCAATTATTTCTGGTTGATTTATCTTTATTTGTTTAGTTCTATCCATGTCTATTAATAATTCTAATTGCACATTCATATGTTTTATCAGTATTCTAACATCATTTGACATATTGCTTTTAACAATACTTCTTGAATAATCACGTTTGCAATCAATTAGTGTGTTTGCATTTATAGTATTATAAATCCCATCTTCTGCCATTTCAAATATCATTCTTCTATTTTCGGTTACTATTTCAATTAAATATAATAGTGCATTATTTAATTCGAATAAGTCTGACTTAAGTATTAAGTTGTTTTTATTAGGAAGAAGTTTAAATAGACCAATAAAATTATGAAATAAATCAATAATATATTGATTATTCTCAGGTAAAAAACGCTTAGCTACAATTATTTCTAAAAAATCATACGTTTTTATTACTATTTCATTTACAAGTAGCTCTACTGAATTATATTCTTCATTTGTAATTTGTTTTGTGGCGAGGTTGCTGTCTAATGAAATTATCTCAACTTTTTTCATAATTCATCTATTTAGCGATTAGCATAGGATTAAAAAACTTGTGTGATTGCATTTTTAAAGCGTTATCCTTTGCACTCATTTTGATGTATCTCATAAAAGCTGATTCTGTCTTGTGTCCGGTAATTTTCATTATTGAAATACTTGGCATATCCATTAAGAAAGCGTTTGTTGCAAATGAACGGCGAGCAGTGTGGCTCGTTACGAGGTTATATTTTTCGGTGGTTTCAGAGACTTTAAAACCACCCTTTGTTGATTCCATAGTAATGGGTTCTTTTATTCCCGCTAATTTCGCAACTTCTTTCAAAAACTCATTGAATTTCTGATTTGTTGGGAGTTTTGGGAGTTTATAATCATACTTTCTGAAAATTTCTCTTACAATTGGGTGGATCGGGACAACTACTTTCTGATTCGTTTTTTGAGTAGTAATGTTTATTGTATTGTCAGATGTTATATTCTCTTTTTTGAGCTGTGCGAGGTCGGAAAATCTTAACCCTGTATAGCTACCAATAAGGAATAAATCTCTCACACGTTCCAGATAAAGGGGCAAACCTGACTTATTGTATATCGATGTCAATTCAGACTCATTCAGATAGATAGAAAATGATTCCTCATTTGGTTTTTTGAATGATTTCTTTTTGTAGTCGGTCGGTACACTTATTCCTCTGTCATTTGCAGCACTCAAAAAGGTTTTCAATATCTTTATTCGTGTGCCAATGGTGTTTACTGATAGTCCTGAAACCGTTTTAGATTTTCCGGCTTTAGTCTTTATAGTTTTAGGTTTTGTCAGGTAGTCGACAAAAGAGTTATAAAAATCAATATCGAGTCGGTCGAATGTCAAAGTAGTTTTTTTGTCATTTTGATATTCTAACAAATTATTTTTTAGTGTTTTATAGCTCTTAATCGTGTTTTCTTTCCGGGTTGCGGTCTTAATAAAGAAGTCGATAAACGGAAATAGTTCTTTAGGGGTTTCGCCCTGTTCAGTGGTTACTTTGGTAGGTTTGTATATCTTATCTAATTCAGTACGGAGTTTATCGTGAGATGGTACATTTCCATTCTCTGAAAGGGTTCTTATTAATTCCTTTGCAGTACGTTCAAAGGTCTCAATTTCTGAATTAATAGCTTCGTAATTCTTTCGTGCCGATTCTTTGACCGCTTGAATACTAATATCAAACGTTTCAGGGTTCGCCCACTTGTTAGATTCCTTTGCCCGGTTTAGTTCCTTATTCCATAAATCCGGGAACATTGCAATATCTGTATAGTATTTCAGGGGCAAATACTTCTTTGCTCCATTGTCAATTCTATATAGTCCGTAGTTGATTAAACAAAAAAGATTTGTTTCATTTTTTGTCTTTGGGTTGGCAAGGTAAAAGCTAATCTTTGCCATTATAGTATGTACAATTGGTTAAACACACTACAAAGATATAAAATTCTTACCAGACATCAGAGACTGGTAAGAATTTTGGTAAGAATAGTTTCTTTTCTGTCTTTATTCTACTTCTTCTATCTTATTTGAAAATCCCTGTAAAACATAAGATTTTAGTTACCTGTAAAGAGTTTAAGAGCAAAAACAGATAAATTAGAATAAGTGTTTTGATGTCCCGGCGGGACTACTAAATGGCTGTCAACAGAACAAGTCCATCCTTCATCTCAATCACTCTGTCGGAAAGAGCAGCCAGATCCTTATCGTGTGTTACAATCACCACCGTCAGACCAAATTTATCTCGCAGTTCAAACAAGAGTTTATGCAATTCATCTTTGTTTTTGGAGTCTAAACTTCCAGACGGTTCATCAGCCAGAATCAACGACGGATCATTTATCAACGCACGAGCTACGGCTACACGCTGCTTTTCACCTCCCGAAAGTTCTGATGGTTTGTGCTCCATACGGTCAGCTAGCTGCAGATAAGCCAATAATTCCTTGGCCTTTTGAGCCGTTTTTTTATTATCCTTTCGGGCAATAAGAGCAGGAATCATTACATTTTCCAACGCTGTAAACTCAGGTAACAACTGATGAAACTGGAAAATAAAACCAATATGGCGATTTCTGAATGCTGCCAACTCCTTTTCATTTAGTTTGCTAAAATCAACACCATTTACAAGCACTTCGCCTGCATTGGGCTTATCGAGTGTTCCCAGAATCTGAAGTAATGTTGTTTTTCCTGCACCACTGGGTCCTACAATAGAAACTATTTCACCTTTAGCCACTGTTAAGTCAACCCCTTTAAGCACTTCCAGTTCACCAAAGCTCTTGTGTATATTTACTGCTTTTATCATAAATTAGTTACGAGTTGCGAGATACAAATTACGAGGACAAAGTCCGGTAGAGTGTAACCCAAAATCCAATGTTATAATTTTATGCAAAGTTATTCGTTTCAGACAATAAACCGTTATTTTTTGGATGGAAAAAATGTACCTTTGTACTAATAACAATTACAATCCTTTTTCATAAGTAAAAAATGCTTTCAGACCCAACGTTAGGAACTATCGAATTTATCCGCAACGAGCGATCGAAACACATTCGTGTTCGTATATTAAATTCAGGGCTGAAGGTAACTCTGCCGCCTCGTGCATCCGAAGATGATGCAATGAAATTTATTAATTCTATTCGTACCAAACTAATTCACAAACAGGCGAAACTTGAAAAAGGTCTTCAAACGAGGAATATTCTGATAGATGAAAACTCCAAACTTCAAACCCTGACTTTTATGGTTGAAGCTAAAGCTGTAGACAGAAAAAACATCTATTTTGCATTAAAAAGTAGTACTTTAAGCATTGAGTTTCCGGTGGGAACAGATTGCGCAACGTTGGAAAACCAACAATATTTCTGGAACGGAATAAGTTACTTTTTGCGCAAAGAAGCTAAAAGACTATTACCGGACCGGACAAAACAACTTGCCTACAAATATGGTTTTACATTCACAGACGTCAAAATTCAGTCGAGTAAAACCCGTTGGGGGAGTTGTTCGCGGGCTAAGAGTATTAACCTTTCGCTTTACCTGATGCTGTTACCGGCATATTTGATAGATTATGTAATTCTTCATGAGTTATGCCACACGCGCGAAATGAATCACGGCGATAAGTTCTGGGCATGGATGGATAAGGTCACTGATGGAAAAAGCAAAGAACTGAGAGCAGAACTAAAAAAATATCATATGCCGCAATCGTGACGTTAGCCCTTCGGGCGATATTAACTCACGTCGTTCGTTGATAGTAGGCTCCGCCGTTATTTGCTCGCTGCGCTCGCGTTATTCACTCACCATCTTGTGAGTTGATATTTCAGTGCAAAAAAATAACGCAAAAATATCGTGAGCGAAGCGAACAAGTATCTATCAATAACGCCGAAGGCTAATATCGTGAACGAAGTGAACCAATAATTAACATGGAATAAAAATGAACTGGAACCAACTTTTATCTACTAAGCGCTTCGGGCAGGAAGCCTATCATGCAAAGCGGGATGACGATCGCAGTGAATTTCAACGCGATTATGACCGTCTAATCTTCTCCGCTCCGTTTCGCAGGTTGCAAAATAAAACACAGGTTTTTCCATTGCCGGGAAGTGTATTTGTGCACAACCGACTAACGCATAGTCTGGAAGTGGCATGTGTGGGGCGGTCGTTGGGTGTAAGTGTGGCGCATAAACTGAAGCTGAAAAAGCATATAGAAAGCCCTTATTTGGAAGAAATTGGCTCCATTGTTTCGGCTGCCTGTCTGGCACACGATTTGGGAAATCCTCCTTTCGGTCATTCAGGCGAAAAAGCTATTGCCACCTATTTTTCAGAAGGCAACTGTCAGCATCTAAAAGCAGAAATGACCGACGAAGAATGGAAAGACATTACCTGTTTTGAGGGAAATGCCAATACACTCCGGTTACTTACTCATAAGTTTAACGGCCGTCGTCCGGGAGGTTTTGTGTTGACTTACAGCACACTGGCATCTATCGTGAAGTACCCGTATGCTTCGATACATTCTGACGAGAAGAAACAAAAATTCGGATTCTTCGATTCGGAAAAAACAGATTTCGAGAAAATTGCTTCGGAGCTGGGAATTCCCCGTTCACCTCAGAACCCCAATCGTTATGTGCGTCATCCACTGGTTTATCTGGTAGAAGCAGCCGATGATATTTGTTATCAGATTATGGACATTGAAGATGCTCATAAACTTCGTATCCTCACTTCCGATGAAACGAAAGAATTGTTTCTAAACTTTTTTGATGATAGCCGAAAAGCACGCCGACAAGAAACCATGTTGATGGTGACCGACGTAAACGAACAAATTGCCTACCTGCGATCATCGGTTATCGGACAATTGATCGAAGAATGTTCCACCGTGTTTGCCGAAAACGAAGAGGCCATACTGAATGGTAACTTTACTTCGCCACTTATAAAAAAGATACCGGAACTTTCTGCTCAGGCCTACGAGACTTGTTCAAAAAAAGCTTTCGCAAAAATTTATCGATCGCAGGAAGTGTTGGATGTAGAATTGGCGGGTTATAAAATTATCCTTACTTTATTGGAACATCTGGTGACAGCGGTTTTGAGCCCCGAGAAAGCTTACTCCGAACAGCTTTTGATGCGCATACCCGAACAGTACGAAACCAACAGCCCGAGCGTTTATGGAAAAATTATGGCGGTGTTGGATTATATTTCCGGAATGACCGACGTATATGCGCTGGATTTGTACCGAAAAATTACCGGAATGAATATCCCTACTTTATAGAGCAAAAAAAGTGACGAAGGAAATATCTTCGTCACTTTTTTATAAGTAATTGTTTACCTATTAATATCCTACTGTTTGGGCCAGAATAAATTTGTAATTCGAGCCCAGATTCATGACTTTAAGCAATTCCGCATCCTTTGCACTGGCGCGCACCACGGTTCGTAGCCCTTCCGAAGCACAATACAAATACACATTTTGCCCGCAATATCCCGAATCCATTATTGCACTCTGAAAATTGTCATTTGCATTTCGGGCTTTAGCAATAAAAAGCAGATTAAGCGGAGCAACTTCTACAAAATTCTGTGTTCCTGCCAGATTTCTGAAATCACCTTTTATTACTGGCTCCAACTGTTGTTTCAGCGGGTTGTACAAATAAATGCCGTTAGCCAAAACTGCGTAAGTCTGCAATGGATAAAGTCCCATAGCCGAGGGAACAGTGCGTTTTCCTTTGGCACGATTTACACCGTTGGCCACCCAAAGAATCTCTGAAAGATGCTTCAGTGAAAGATTCCGCGAATCGAACGAACGATCAGTTTTTCGCCGCGAAATAGCCTGCATAAGCGGCTTACCACCTAATGTGTCTGGAGCCTGTAACTTAATAGTATCAAAAGTTGTCAGTACCATAGGCACTTGTGCAGAATTAGTTTTAGTTGATGTTTGAGCAGTAGCAAAAACAGCTAATAACAATGAGCAGGCAATAAGTAGGTTTTTCATGAGTATATTTATGAATGATTTCTTAAACCACAAACTTACAACTTTTTCATGTATTTTTGCGTTCTATAGTGAACAAAAATATTTGTAAGTCTTTTCGAACCAAAACGCTTACCAGTAATAAGAAACAATAAAATGAGCTACATCCCTTCCAAACCCAATACTCTCGGATTAATTCAACTAACAGATATCGACTTACGTGAAATAGTACCTTTTATCGACTGGGGATTTTTCTTTATGGCCTGGCGTATGTCCGGCAAATATGAGGGCATTGAAACTGTACACGACTGCCTTTCCTGCAAAACCACCTGGTTACAGCAATTTCCCCCAGCCGACCGTCCAAGAGCTGAAGAAGCTTTGAAGCTCTTCAAAGATGCGCAAGAGATGCTACGCAACATGCTTGACGAAAAAATAGTTTCTGTCAATGCCAGCTTTGGTGTATTTCAGGGATATGCTCTGGGCGATGATATTTTCATCGAGAATAACGGCAGCACCATAACACTGCCGATGCTACGCCAACAGCACCCTGCAACCGATGGTTTCTGCTATTCGTTGGCCGATTTTGTAGCACCCGAAAACGATTATGTCGGAGCTTTTGCCACTACCATTCAAGGCGTGGAAGCTTATGCCGAAACATTTGAAAAAGACGATGATGTTTATCATTCCATATTGGCAAAAACCCTGTCTGACCGGCTGGCCGAAGCGGCTGCCGAATGGCTTCACTTCAAAGTTCGACGTGAGTACTGGGGCTATGCTCCCGATGAAAACTTATCGATAAAAGAAATGCTTAAAACCACTTATAGCGGCATTCGTCCGGCAGTGGGCTATCCTTCATTACCGGATCAATCTATCATTTTTGAACTGGAACCCTTGTTGAAATTTACCGAGGTTGGAATAACATTAACCGAAAACGGAGCCATGTTCCCCAATGCTTCGGTGTGCGGTTTATATTTTGCTCATCCTCAGTCCAAGTATTTCATGATAGGTAAAATTGACGAAAATCAGTTTCTGGACTATGCCCAGCGTTGCGGAAAATCGCCGGATATTTTACGTAAATGGATGGCAGCAAATCTTTAATGAGATAATATGCTAATTGCTTTAAGTTCTAAGTAGTGGGAGAATCATATTTTTTTATTTAGCCAATTAACTAATCACTAATCACCACATTATTTCTTTATCTCATCATCACATTTTTTCTTACCTTTGCATCCTCATTATTAATCAGAGAGAATGCGCATTGATATCATTTCCGCTGTCCCCGAATTATTGGACAGCCCACTGAACTATTCTATCATTAAACGAGCCAAAGAAAAAGGATTGGTGGAAATTGTCGTGCATAATCTGCGCGAATATACCACCAACAAACATCGTCGGGTGGACGATTATGCTTTTGGCTTTAGTGCTGGAATGGTACTACAAATTGAACCTGTTGATCGTATCATATCGTTGTTGAAAAGTGAGCGCAATTATGACGATGTAATTTATACCTCGCCTGATGGTGAAAAGTTTAACCAGAAAATGGCAAACAACCTATCGATGGCGGGCAATCTGATTATTCTTTGCGGACATTACAAAGGCATTGACCATCGCATACGCGAACACCTCATTACAAAAGAAATAACCGTAGGCGATTATGTACTCACCGGTGGAGAACTTCCGGCGGCTATCATGACCGATGCCATAGTGCGACTGATTCCGGGAGCTATTGGCGACGAGCAATCGGCCCTATCCGACTCGTTTCAGGATAATCTGTTGGCACCGCCGGTTTATACACGCCCTGCCGAATACAAAGGTTGGAAAGTGCCGGACATCCTCCTGTCGGGTCATCAGGCCAAAGTCGATGAATGGAATCATCAGCAATCTGTGGAACGGACAAAGCGATTGAGACCGGATTTGCTGGAATAATTCACAATTGAGAATTCATAATGCATAATTACATGTGTTGGTATTACTTTGGGATAATCAACTTGCTCAGTGGATTCATTTTTGCCTTTGATAAACAAGCTGCAATAAACGGTAGAAGCAGAGTCCCCGAGCGAACCTTACATTTATTGGAAGCGCTCGGCGGAGTGATTGCCAATCTACTATTGATGTACACGCTCCACCACAAAAACCGCAAGTTTAGTTACTGGATATGGACGTGGATAGTGCTGATTGGGTGGGTGGTGATTGGTTCGATGATGATAATGTAACTATAGTGATTAAATTTGTATATTTAAAACAAAACACTTACCTTTGGCGTTAGTAATTTAAATCACTGATATGATTATTTCCTTTGGATCAAAAGATACTGAAAAGATATGGGAAGGAGAGCGATTAAAACGCATCCCTGCTGATATCCAACAAACTGGTCGGAGGAAACTAAGAATGCTGAACAATTCACAATCAATTCTTGATTTGCGAATTCCACCTTCAAACCGCTTAGAAAAACTTTCCGGAAAATTATCGGAGTTTTATAGTATTCGAATTAATGATCAATGGAGAATCGTTTTCAAGTGGGAAAATAATCATGCACTAGAAGTTGAAATTATGGATTATCATTAAAATTCAAGTAAAATGGACAAATTACCAAACATACACCCCGGAGAAATATTAAATGAAGAATTCCTCATTCCAATGGAAATCTCCGCCTATAAATTGTCGAAAGATTTGGAAATACCTCAAACACGTATTTCTCAAATCATCAAAGGAAAGCGAAGAATTACTGCCGATACGGCATTGAGACTAAGCTCATACTTTGGAAACTCTGCCAAGTTTTGGCTTGGCTTGCAAGATGACTTTGATATCGAAGAAGAGAATTCAACTCAAACCGTTATTTTTGACAGAATCAGAAGTCGGAAATCAATAAAATCAGCAATTTAAACAAAACTAATATCCTATATTTACTTTCACATGACAAAAATTAAAGTAGGCGTAATAGGCGGCGCAGGCTATACTGCCGGCGAATTGTTGCGCATTTTGATTCATCACCCTGCGGTGGAAATCGTATTTGTAAACAGCAGCAGCAATGCCGGCAACCCGATTGCGGATGTTCACAGTGGTTTGTTTGGCGAAACCGATTTAGTGTTTACATCCGAATTACCTTTTGGCGAAGTGGATGCATTGTTTCTGTGCTCAGCTCACGGCGACAGCAAAAAGTTTATGGACAACAATGAAATTCCTGCGTCTGTCAAAATCATTGATTTATCTACCGACTATCGCGCAAAAAGTCCTAATCACGATTTCGTGTACGGTCTGCCCGAATTGAATCGTTCGGAAATTATTGCGGCTAAGCGCATAGCCAATCCCGGCTGTTTTGCCACAGCCATTCAGCTGGCTTTGTTGCCTTTGGCTGCTGCCGGTTTGCTTACAGACGAAGTTCATGTGAACGCTATTACGGGCTCTACAGGAGCAGGAGTTAAGCCATCGGAGACATCTCACTTTAGCTGGAGAAACAATAATATCTCCATCTACAAACCCTTTGGACATCAACACCTAAGCGAAATAGGCCAATCGCTTCGTCAGTTGCAGACAGGTTTTACTCAAGCCATAAACTTTATTCCTGTAAGGGGAAATTTTGCGCGTGGAATTTATGCAACAACTTACACTAAATGCTCTTTGAGTTTGGATGAAGCTAAAAAATTATACACCGATTTTTATAAAGACGCAGCATTTACTTTCGTGAGTGAAAAGAACCCTGATATGAAGCAAGTGGTAAATACAAACAAAGCCATAGTTTACCTGGAAAAACATGAGGATAAACTCCTAATTGTATCCATGATTGATAATTTATTGAAAGGAGCTTCCGGTCAGGCTGTTCAGAACATGAATTTGATGTTCGGGTTGGATGAAAAATCAGGATTAGGATTAAAGTCTACCGGCTTTTAATCCTGTCCTAAGTACAAATCATGGATTTCTTTCCGAGACACAGTTAAAGATTGTTACCATTTCCGACTTTCAAAAGATGTAACATACAGAATTGTACTATCTTGGGATAAAAAAATATCAGAAATCGTAAAAATATGTTATTAAACACATTTTTAGTACAAATAATTTGGAAAATGCTTGCGGGTGTAAAAAATACACCTTATCTTTGCATCGTGATTTTTTCATAGTATTAGATTTAAGGTTAACAAAGATTGGTAGTAAGGCGTTACTACCTTTCGCGTTTTTAGGAGTTACGCCTCCAAATTACAGTATAGCGAATCCTGAGCCCTCTGGCTCAGGATTCTTTTTTTATGCTCATAACTGATTTTTTGTTATCTTTGACAATAAAACGAAGTCCATCATGAAAAATAAAAGCATACAAACCGAAATAGACGCATGCTATCTTTACCGCAAGTTATCTGAAAACGAACCAGACAAAGCCGTTGCAGATGTTTTTCGGCGAATGAGTGAAATTGAGCAAAGTCATGCAGAAGCCTTTGCCCGAAAAATAAATCTACCTGTTGAAAACCTCATCAAACCATCCTGGCGTGCTAAGACGCTAAATTTAATCGGTAAAATTATTAGTTACGATTACGTACTTGGCGCCATGATGGATACAGAGAAAAGTCTGTCGAATGCCATTATTAAAACCAAAGAAAAGAACAAACAAACCATTACGGGAGCCGAAACAAATCACGTAAAAATTCTCTGGTCAATCGTTGAAAATGACAGAAATATAAGTGGCTCTCAACACGCACGTTTCGAAAAAAAGCATCGTTCTGTAGGTGGAAATGCCATACGTGCAGCTGTACTGGGCGGAAACGATGGATTGTTGTCCGTTTTTAGTTTAGTGATGGGTGTTGCCGGTGCAACCGGTGGAAATCAGGGCGTATTGTTAGCAGGTATAGCTGGTTTATTGGCAGGAGCAATGTCGATGGCGCTTGGCGAATGGATTTCAGTAAAAAGTTCGCAAGAGCTTTATGAAAACCAAATGGCTATTGAGATGGAAGAACTTGAAACGAATCCGGAAGGTGAAGAAAAAGAACTGGCACTTATTTACATGGCAAAAGGAATTCCCGAAGATCAGGCAAACTCTATGGCCCGCGAAATAATGAAAGACAAAACTCACGCTCACGAGGTACTGGTAAAAGAAGAGCTCGGAATAAACGCCGAAGAGTTGGAAGGTTCTGCTTTTGAAGCGGCTTTTTACTCATTTTTAATGTTTACTATCGGAGGAATAATACCTGTAGTTCCGTTTATTTTTACAACAGGAACAACAGCCATAGCAGCCAGCGTCATTCTGAGCACAGTGGGATTGTTTCTAATTGGAGCAGCAATAACGCTTTTTACCGGGAAAAACTTTTGGTATTCGGGCGCACGACAAA contains:
- a CDS encoding VIT1/CCC1 transporter family protein, translated to MKNKSIQTEIDACYLYRKLSENEPDKAVADVFRRMSEIEQSHAEAFARKINLPVENLIKPSWRAKTLNLIGKIISYDYVLGAMMDTEKSLSNAIIKTKEKNKQTITGAETNHVKILWSIVENDRNISGSQHARFEKKHRSVGGNAIRAAVLGGNDGLLSVFSLVMGVAGATGGNQGVLLAGIAGLLAGAMSMALGEWISVKSSQELYENQMAIEMEELETNPEGEEKELALIYMAKGIPEDQANSMAREIMKDKTHAHEVLVKEELGINAEELEGSAFEAAFYSFLMFTIGGIIPVVPFIFTTGTTAIAASVILSTVGLFLIGAAITLFTGKNFWYSGARQIVFGLIAAAITFGIGKIIGVAIT